Part of the Brevibacillus brevis genome is shown below.
CTCCCGCAAGTCCGATCAGGCAGCCTATTTTGCTGCCGGAACGCAGCTGGAGCAAAGAAGCATCCAGGAGTCGGAAAACGAAAGCTCGCTGCGCGGCCCCCGGGACAGCTTTGTGGAGTCGCTGAACACCAACTTGTCGCTGATCCGGCGCAGATACCCCGATCCGGAGCTGAACGTCCATATCCAAGCCATCGGCAGGCGTTCGAATACCAAAGTCGCCTTGCTGTTCATCGACGGAATCGTCAATCCGAACGTCCTCGATGAGGTCAAAACGCGCCTGTCTACCGTAGACGTAGACCAGGTCATCGACAGCGGGACCATCGAGCAATGGATCGAGGACAGCTGGTACTCTCCTTTTCCGCAAGTCCAGTACACGGAGCGTCCTCCCAATGTTTTGGCGGCGCTGTCTGAAGGCCGAATTGCCATCCTGGTCGACGGAAGCCCTTTTGCGTTGATCGTTCCCGTGACATTTTCCATGCTGTTCCAAGCTCCTGACGATTATTACGAACGGTGGATCATCGGCTCTGCAATCCGCGCCATCCGGGTGATCGGCGCCTTGATCGCGCTCATGCTGCCGTCGCTCTATATCGCTCTCGTGTCCTACCATCCCGGCATGATCCCGACTCAGCTCGCGCTCAGCATTTCCGCGAGCAGAGCGGAAGTGCCGTTTCCCGCATTCCTGGAAGCCCTGTTCATGGAAGCGACGCTGGAGATGCTTCGCGAAGCGGGATTGCGGCTGCCCAAGGTCCTGGGGCAAACGATCGGCATCGTCGGCGGTCTCGTAATCGGACAGTCGGCTGTGGAGGCCGGCATCGTCAGTCCGGTGCTCGTCATCGTCGTTGCGATCACGGCGATCTCTTCCTTTCTGGTACCTGCCTATAACGGGGCGATCGCGATTCGTCTGCTCCGTTTTCCGCTGATGCTCTTGTCCGGCAGTCTCGGCCTTTTCGGTATGATTCTGGGCTTGCTGGCGATTTTGGCGCATCTCGTCTCCCTCAAATCATTCGGGATCAATTACTTCGCCCCCATTGCGCCCTATCGCCTTCGCGACTGGAAAGACCTTCTCATCCGGGCGCCGCTCACCGGCCTGGAAAACCGGCCGGAAATTCTCCATCCACTGGACCGAAAACGAATGAACACCCAAAAACGCAAAAAGGGGTGGTAATCGTGATCAAAGACAGATTGACGAGCTCGCAAATATCGGTGCAAATCTTCGCGGCAATGGTCGGCGTAGGCATACTGACCTTGCCGGAAGCGGTCGGCTCCAAAGCGGGCGTCGACAGTTGGATCGTCATCCTGGGAGCAGGGTTTCTGGCTATGGTCGCCGTTTCCATCATGGCGTATCTCGGGAACCGCTTCCCGGAACAGAGCATCATTCAGTACGCCCCCTTCCTGGTCGGCCGATTTCCGGGGACCATCGTCCTGCTGGCTTTCCTGGTCTACTTTCTGCTGTTTGTCGGGACCGTGGTGCGCATTTCCGCCGATGTGACCAAGCTGTTCCTGCTGGATCAGACTCCGGTGGAAGTCATTATCATCGGCATGCTCAGCGTCAGCACGTATCTCGCTTTGCACGGCATCAATGCGATCGGACGCTTCAACGAATTCATCCAGCCTCTTACCGTCATCCTTCTCCTGCTCGTGCTGACACAAACTATTCGCGACACCGACATGGGCCGCATCCTTCCCATCCTCGGCGATGGGCTGACGCCGCTGATACGTGCGCTGCCCACGACGTTTTTTTCTTTTATGGGCTTTGAGATCCTGCTGTTCATTCAGCCTTTCATGGAACGGACGCGGGATGCCCAGCGAGCGGCACTGATTGCCATTGGCTCCACCATGCTTTTGTATGTCATCGTCACAGTGTTGAGCATCGCCGTCCTGGGCAGGACCGAAGTGACGCTGGTCGAGTTTCCTACGCTGGCCATCATCAAAAATATCGAGGTGCCTGGCGCCTTCATCGAGCGTCTCGACTCGATCATGATGATGGTCTGGATTCCCTTTGCGGTCACGACGATTGTCATGTTTCACTACTGTGCCTCTCTGATCGCTTCCCAAATGCTCCGGCTCGAGGAGCATCGAGTGATCGCCCTGCTCTTCACTCCGATCGTTTTTTTGATCGCGGTCCTCCCGCGCAACGTCCTGGAGGTCGACAAGTGGAGCAAGTGGGCGAGCTTGCTTGGGGTCAGTCTGGTCGGCGTCGTGCCGGTCATGCTCGTCCTCGTCTACAAATGGAAAAAAAGGAGGCAACGAACGTGAACCCCCTCCTTTTCCGCCTTCTCCCTGCGCTGCTCCTGCCGCTACTGCTGACCGGCTGCTGGGATCGCGTAGAGATACAGGATCGGCTGTTCGTCATGGCCGTCGCAATCGACAAAGCGAAACCGGATAAAGGAAAGCGAAACTATTACGAGTTTACAGCCCAATTCACCGAAGCGCGGGCCTTGTCCGGAAAAGTCAGCAATCCCCATATATCGCCGGTGTGGAACGCTACCACCAGAGGCCCATCCGTTTTTGAATGCATCCGCTTGATGGCCACCCGGGTAGCCAGACAGCCGTACTACGAGCATCTACAGGTCATCATCATCGGCGAGGACTTGGCGCGGGAAGGAATCGATCACGCTCTGGACCTGTTTTACCGAGACCATGAATCCCGGCGAAAAATCAAGCTGGTCATCGCCAAAGACACTGCCAAACGGGCACTGCAGCTCAAGCCGAAGCTGATGCCCGTGTCCGGACAGTACATCGCCAAGCTGACGGAGGAGGGCGAATCGAAAACGGCGCGCTTGCCGAACACCACGTCCATCGGCCAGTTTTCCTCCAACTACCACAGCGGCAGCAACAGCATCCTGCCGTCGATTACCACGCATACGAACGAGGTGAAAATGGCGGGTGGGGCGATCGTAAAGGGAGAGAAACTGGTCGGCTGGCTCACGGATCAGGATGTAAAAACGCTCCGCTGGATCAATGGGTCGTTTTCCGCCGGAGACGAGGTCATTATGAAGAATCCGGCAGGGGAGACGCCGGGCTATACGACGATGGAAGTCAAAGCCGTTCGCTCCACGGTCCATCCCGAGATCAGGGACGGAAAACCGGTTTTTTCTGTCTTTATTCGGGGCGAAGGAAATCTGGCCGAGGATGGATTGATGCACAAGCCTACCGGGGAGAAAATCAAGGCGAGGGAGCAGTTGATGAACAAGAGCCTCAAGGCGAAAACAGAAGCGTTGATCCGGAAAATGCAAACGCAGTATCGCACGGACATCTTCGGTTTTGGCGAAGAACTGCGCAGACACAGATACGCGTATTGGAAAGCCCATAAGAAAGACTGGGACCGCCTGTTTCAGAACGCCGAGGTCCGAGTAGAGGTCCAGACCTATATCAGGCGGATCGGCCAGTTTAAATGACGACAAAGTGAACGGCCAGCACCACGGCTGACAATGCCAGCATCACATAGCTGCCTCCTTTGGCAAAAGCGGCATCGCGGTCCAGCTTTCTGTTCTGGTAAGCGACGTAGTAGCGAAAGCGCAGGATCAGGCCGGTGACGAGCAGCAGCACCACCAGATAGTACGATGTCAGGGACTCCAGGAATCCGATGACGAGCGAAAATCCCATGGGATCACCTCCTGTTTCTGATTGGATTGCAGCCGTCTCTAGTATGAGCCGAATGGCTCCTGGTTATCTGCCGCCGATCTCCAGAAGGGCCTTTTTCAGCCGACGGATCCCGTCCCCAATCGCATCCGGCGCCTCCCACGAATAGGTCAGGCGCATCCACCCCTCTTCCGCTCCGTACACGCTTCCGGGCGTAAACACGACCCCTTCGAGGATGGCCGCGTCCAGCAGTTGACGCTCCCCCACCGGCTCCCGCAGCCTGCACCACACATGGTAGCTTCCCTCGGGCACTTTCCATTCGGCGCAATCGGAGAGATGCAGGTCGAGTGCCGTCAGCATCGCTTCCCGCTGCGTACAGAGATACGTCGCCAGCCGCTCCATCTGCGCTCGCCACCTGTCGCTTTCCAGAAAGCGTCTGGCCAGCTGCTGGGAGACACTGCTCGTTCCGAAGTCCATCTGCTGCTTGGCGTCGGCCAATCGCTCCACGACGGAGCGAGGACCGACCAGCCAGCCGATGCGCAGGCCCGGAGCGATCGTCTTGGAAACGCTATTCACGTACAGGACCGCGCCGCTCGAATCCATGGCTTTGATCGGCTGAGGCGGTTTTCGGCTTCCCTTCATGGCGAGAGCGCCGTACGCGTCGTCCTCCACCAGCGGAATCCGCAGCTCCATGCAGAGGTCCAGGACCTCCCGTCGGCGGCTTTCGCTCATGACCAATCCGGTGGGGTTGTGATAGGTCGGGTTGACAAACACCATGCGCAGCTTGTTCTCCTGGTGAAGGCGGCGAATGTCGCCGGGTACGATCCCCTCTTCGTCCATGGAAAGACGGTACAGCCGCAGTCCAGCCGAAGTGAACAGCGGAAGCGAGTAGGAATAGGAGGGGCCTTCCATCGCGACGGCGTCCCCCGGACTGAGAAGGCAGAGAGAAATCAGGTGCAGCGCCTGTTGGGCTCCGGACGTGACCAGGATCTCTTCCGGGGATGCTGCGATCCCGTACTGATCGCGCAAATGCCGGGACAGAACTTCGCGCAGTCCCGGATCCCCTTTTGGATGGATGTATCCGAGCTGCAATTGCGATTGGAGCAGCTCCTGCAGCTCCTGGGGTTGGAATGTCGGAATCAAGGGAGTCGCCAGCTCGGCCTTGGCCAGATTGACGATCGACGGATCGAAGCACGCCTCCTGAATGCGCTTGACCAGCGGATACGCCGGCAAAAAGGCGCCCCCGTTCGTGTACTTGTGCCAATTCGGAACCCGCTGTACGCCCCACAAATGGCGGCTGACCCATGTTCCGCTGCCTTGCCACGACTGCAAAAGCCCGGCTGCCCGCAATTCTTCATAGGCGGCCGACACGGTTCCCCTGTTGACCCCAAGACGCTGGGCCAACGCCCTCTCTGCAGGGAGGGAGGCCCCGGGCGGCAAATCTCCCTGGATGATTTGCCTCTCGAGCCACTGGGCGATCTGCTGATACACGGGGGTATTCCCCTGCTTGTCCGGCTGCCATTCCACCTTCATCACCTTCCGTTTCTACCTGTCTTATTCTCTGACGTTCGACAAATTGGCCTACTGATCCTCCTGCCAATTGGCTCTATACTTTCTTTCCCCCCGGAAATAAGATGGGGAAAACCACGACCCGAAAGAAGAAGGAAGGGATCCAGATGAAAGTCGAAGTATCGGTGGAAAAAAGGCAAGCGAACGGGCCATTGCAGGCGGCTGAGGCCGTATATCGGGAGCGTGCGGGAATGCTCTACGGATTGCTGGGGGTTTGCAGCTTCAGCCTTACGCTTCCGGCGACAAAAGCGGTGCTTACCGCCCTTACTCCCATGACGGCCGGATTGGGACGTGCCCTGGTAGCTGCTATCCTGGCTGCCGCCGTATTGCTGCTCAAGCGGGTCCCATTTCCCACCTGGAAAGAGACCAAGCAGCTCATCCTCGTCGCAGCGGGTGTGGTCGCCGGGTTTCCCTTTTTCTCGGCCTGGGCGATGAACCGTGTACCCGCCTCCCACGGCGCGGTCATCATTGCGCTGCTCCCATTGGCGACGGCAGGCGCAGCCGCCTTTTTCGCAGGGGAACGCCCCGCCCGGCTCTATTGGATATCCAGCGGCGTAGCTTGTCTCGCCATCCTCGGCTACGCTGTCGGCAGCGGCTTCGGCACGCTGCAATGGGCGGATTTGGCGTTGTTGGCGGCTGTCATCTCTGCAGCAATCGGCTACGCGGTAGGGGGTCAGCTCTCCCGAACGATGGGAGGCTGGCAGGTGATCAGCTGGTCGCTTGTCTTCTCTTTCCCTTTTCTCGTCATCCCGATCGCGGGACCGCTCATCGAGCAGCTCCGGCAAGCCACCTGGACCGCTTGGGCAGGCTTCGGCTACGTCAGCGTCGTCAGCCAGTTCCTCGGCTTTTTTGCCTGGTACCATGGACTGGCCATCGGCGGTGTGGCGAGAGTCGGTCAGACGCAGTACCTTCAGCCGTTTCTTACCATCCTGGCTTCCTGGCTCCTGCTCTCCGAGTCGATCACACTGGGGGCCGTGTTGGCCGCAGCCATCGTCGTCGCCTCCGTCGCCAAGGGCAGGACGGCGTCCGTGAAGCAAACAGCTCGTTAGCAGAAGCAAAGAACACCGGCGGAGGCGATGCTCCCCGGTGTTCTTCTTCTGCGCTTATTCCCCTTCTTCTGCGTTGCTGCTTCTGCTCTTCTGCACCGGGAGAGTATCCCAAAAGCTGGTGTCGGCAGACTCTATCGATCTGTCGGCAATAGCCCGCACCGTCGCATCGAGCGTGGTAATGGTTTGCTTGATCAAGTACCCGTTGCTTTTCTGGCCGAGGACAGCCGACTCCGCGTAGTGATCGGACATCCCCCGCATCTCAAAGAGCAGCGTGGCGATCCCGTATTCATCGGCGATGCCGTTTCGGCCGATGGTCAATGCAGATCCCCCGTCGTACTTCCCGATGTGGCCCCAGCCTTTCGAGTCGATAGAACCGTAGACGACGGCTCCCAACCGCTTCGATTTTTCCACCACTTCCGAGGCTACGCCTTCATTGGTCGGGTACAGGATCGAGCCGGACACCAGCTTGCCGTTCACTTCGCTTTGCGTTCCCTGATGATGCAAATCGATCATGTAATCGATGCGGTACTTGCCGAGCACCTTTTCATGCAGAGCCTGCGTCTCCGGCTGCAGTTTGGCCACATGGTCGCGGTTCAGGTCCGTTCCCACGGCGTTGTACCGGGTCAAATGCCTGCCCGAGGCAATGTAGTCGTCCAGGGAAAAGTTCACATCTCCCATGGCGCCATCCGCATTCAGCATGGGGACGATGAGGATGTTGACACGATCGAGAACACCCTTGGTCTTGTTCGTTCCCAAGTGCTTGATAAACTCCAGCGCACCCTCGGTCGTCAGCTGCTCGTTTCCATGCTGCTGCGTCAGGAAAAGCACCGTGGGATTATTCTCATCCTTTATATACTTTGCCAAATAAATATCTCGCCCTTTGACAGTCTGCCCGATGACCTCCAATTCCATCGCTTTCTGTTTTTCGTCCTGCGTTTTCAAATAATCGACCATCTCTTGGTATGTATGTAGAATCTGAGTCTGAATCGTTTCATTTCCGCCGTAGCCGGGCCCTTCTCCCGTTGCGCTTGCCGGGAGGGCCGCCGCCATCCCGCCGCTCAACGCGATGAATCCTGCCAGTGATAGCACCGCCCATTGTTTTTTCATGCAAAGACCTCCTCAGGATTTTCTAGTAAAGCTGTCACAATCATAGAGTCCAGAGAGGTCCGTTTGCCATAGTACTTTTTTAATATTTTTAATTTACAGAAAAATGATGCCTTATAACCATTCCCTCCCTTCTATCTCATCAACTATGATTTATATGTTGTCTACCACCATTTTCCACAGATGCGGAGGAATGATGATGAAGAAAGCTTGTACGATCGCGGGAGCCCTGCTTTTGATGGCAAGTCTCGTCTCGCCGGTCATTGCCGCGGGCACACCGTCTCCCGGGGCACCTGATCAGCAGAACTACTCGATTTCCGGCTTTTTAAGCTATCACCAATTGGCAGAGAAGCTGAAAAAGATCGAGCGCAGCAGCCAGGGCCAGGTCAGGCTCGAAGTGGCAGGCCACTCCAACCAGGGGCGGGAGATCTACAAAGCAACCGTTGGAACCGGAGAAAAGGTCGTTTTCATTACCAGCCAGATTCATGGAAACGAGCCCACCGGCACCGAGGCGCTCGTCAGCATCCTCCAATACCTCGGCTCCAGCAACTCTGCGGAGGCAAAGAAGATTCGCAAGGAGATCACACTCGTCGCCATGCCGATGATGAACCCGGACGCCGCTTTCCTGGATCGCCGAGGCAATGACATGACGTGGGACGAGGTGGTATCGGCTTTCCCTGAGCTCGCCGATGCGAAGCCAGCATGGAATTACTACACCACCCCTCGCCAGGGCGACAACTATGCCGAAAGGCCGGGGTTTGACGTCAATCGCGACTACAATCCCGACCTGAATTATACCCCAAAAGCCGCTGATTTCCCGGGAGGGTCTTCGAAACCGGGCTGGTTCATCACGCCGGAAGCCCAAACGGTACGCGACGTCTACCAATCGCTGCGAGATGAATTCGGACAAGTCGATGTTTACATAGACCTTCACCACCAAGGTCCGTTCTATTACGTGGAGGGCACCGACGACGTGGTGACCCTGTCTTTGTCAGGCCGTTTTGTGGCGGATCCGAATAGTCCGGCAGGCGCCAAGTACGCCGAGTATGCGGAGAACTATCATTACGACTTTTCCAGGCAGCTCAACCTTGCCGCCTATCATGCCCTCCAATCGATGGGCAGCTCTCCCTTCGGCAATATCAGCTTCTACGATCAAAAGATCGATCTTCCCGGAACCGCGCTGGGAGCTTTTGCTCTCAATGGCAGCGGGACGGTGCTGTTCGAAGTGCGCGGCCAAACCCAAAGCATGGGCCAAAAGAAAAAGGGGCAGCTGGTCAAAGCGGTGGAGACGGGACTGTATGGGATCCTCAATGGCGTAGCGACCGGCAGCGTCTACGATCTCGATCCCGAGGAATACGACGACATCCCTATCACCTCCTACGAGCCTGGCATCTGACGGAGGAGACTTGCAAACTACGGGAACTGCCAGACACGAACCTATCAGGCAGCCAGGACCGCAAAAAGTCAAAGCAGTGCAGCTCACTGTCCGAGTCTGCACTGCTTTGGGAGTCGAGCAGATACGTTCGCTCACCCGTAAAACGCCCGGTTCAGGCGGATCGTCAAACGCTGTACAGCATCCACATCCACATCGTCAGGCAGCGAAGAAGTTTCCCAGGCCGACGTCATCTTGGCGAACAGATCTTCCGCATAGGCCAGCAAATCTTCCGCGCTCCACTCTCCCCGCTTGATCGACTTGAGTTCCTCCGCGTTGGGCCTGAGCACCTGCAGTTCACCCGTTTCCAGCAGTTCCCGCCCCATTTGCAGCAAGCGGATCAGGTGATGCGCGTCTTTCGCATCGTACTGCTCCCGAATCCGAGCCAGTTTGCGCAGATTGCGGATCGCATAGCCTCCGTATGAGTGGTACAGCCTCCTCGAGAGAAAAAGCCCCCGATGAGACCTCAGCTCTTCCCCAGCGTCAGACGCATACAGGACGTGCTTGGGCTCCACGTACAGCATCTCCACGATGTTGGGATTGCCTTTCACGGCCAGACGGACGTACTTGTTCAACCCATACACGACCGTATCCGGCTGCACGAGCATTGTCTGTTCGTACGCTTGCAGGCCGAAGACCGCTTCTTCCGGGGCAAAGGCGATGCCGCGCAAGTCGATGTCACTCGCATCCGTGCTCGTTCCGTAGCTGTGGCTGCCGGCAAAAGCCAGATAGCACAAGTGCCCCTCAAGTCCCGGCGCCTGCTTCCATACTTCCTGCAGCAGCGCTTCCTTCATGGCTGCTTCCTGCCCCCAAGCATGTTGCCCAAGTACTCCGGCTTGTAATGATGGTCTTCCAGCGCCCGAATCACCTGGTCCTGACGCGACCCCGCATATTCCGGCAGCGTTCTCCAATCGGCAAGGGAGACCCAGCCTGCCCATTCGATGTGTTCGTCCTCCATGCCTCCGGGTATCGGCGTCGTATCCTCGCCAATCAAGTTGGCCATCACGGCAATCCCCACGACGTGCTTTCCATCCCCCGTCGGGTCGATCCTCTCGTCCACCCAGAGCAGGCGATCCATCTCCACAAGCAGTCCCGTTTCCTCCCACACTTCCCGTCTCGCAGCGTCCTTGATGGACTCTAGGTATTCGACATTGCCGCCGGGAAGGCTGTATCCTGCCTTTTCCCGGATCAGCAAGATATGGCCCTGATGTACGACCACCACGGTCACTCGCATCCGAACCGTACTCATCCCGCTTCCTCCCTTCTCATATCGCAGGGGTACGCATGAAGTCCAAAGAATTGACTTCGGCACGGGCAAATAGCTCTTCCAGTGCGGCCAGCCCGTGTTTTTGCGCAAACAAAGCCTCCGACGGCGCGATGGCGTGCAGCATCATCATGCGAATGACGTCTACGCCGTTGGTAAAGTAATCAAAACCTGCCTCTTCGTAGTCGGCCGGTGTCGCAATGACAAAATCCAAACTCGATTCCTCCTGGATCGGCGCCGAGAGCGGAAAAATGTCTCCCGGCACCAGACGCTCCCTCTTCCGCTCCCACGTTTCCTTGATCTGCTGCGCCACTCGTGCCAAGTGGGCAATCAGCTCCCTCTCGAAGCGGTACGAGTACAGCAGACATTCGGTCGCTCCTGTCCGGTGCAGCTCCAGCGTAGCGTAGGTCCACCAGCCACGGCTTCTGTCCGGCGGATACACGGCGATCAGCGTATCGGCCTCCTCCGTGCAATACAGTTCCCCGCTGCTGCCAAAGGCGCGGCTGCAATGCTCCAACAATTGATTCACTACTAGCATATGTAAACTCCTTGCCTTGCATTGTCGAAATGAGCGGATAAGCGAAAATGGGCAAACAAAGCTGCGCCTCGCTCCCCAAAAGATTGAAACTTTTCCAGATGCAGACGCGTCTAACTGATTATTATCCATTCCATGTTTGTCACGAAAGGAGCGATTCACTTGAAACCGACACGGAAAATGATCTTTGGAACGTTGGCAGGGGCCCTCTTGTTCACGGCCGGAATGATGTCCGGCGGGACTGCCCTCGCCAAGAAGGCGACCGAGGCGGTCACCGTGAGTTTTTCCAATATCAGACTGATCGTAAACGGTACCCCGATCGATACCAAGGCGGAGCCATTCATCTATAAAGGAAACGTATACGCCCCCGTCGCCACGGTTGCCAATATGCTCGGCGTCGGCCAGTCCTGGACGAACAGCGACCCGCTCACCAAGTCGCCCGCCGTCCGATTCGAGAGCCTGGACCGAGTCGAGCAAAACGTGAAGTTCGAAGGAATGATCGGCCATGCCAACTACCCCTTGGACTACGTGTACTACACGATCGTCGGAGCGAACAATCTCGTAAACTCGGTCAATCATAAGGTGCTGTCTCTCCCCAATGTGACAGGACCGGGGCAGGTCCTGTATCCGGTGACGCGGATGGTTCACACCAACCAGTTCTTTATGGTCGAATACGGAAACAAAGACGGCAAAACCCAGGCTCACATCAACCTGTACCAGCTGGATAAAGTACAAAACACCGTCAAAATGGTATTCACCCAGCAATTGGACGAAGCGGAAAAGGAAACCGGCTTCAATCTGTATTACAACGAAGCCGACAAGACATTGACCGAAAAAATCTACAAAAACCGAAAGCTGGTCGGGGTCAAATTTTATCAGCTTTCGGACAATCAGTTCGTGAAGAAGGAAGAGATTTTGAACTGACCTCGCCGTTTTTTACCATCAGCGATTCTCTACATTGCGGGAAATCCATCCGGCCAGCTCGTTCACTCATGCTCGCAACGGCTTTTCCCCCTCTTCGAAATTATACAACATCTGACATAAGCCGGTTGCATTTCTATATCTAATTTGAGGGCACGCGCATCCTGTTAAGGATATCGTTGCCCTGGTCAAGTGTGTGGTCAACCTGCGAAAATATCGCGTGTAAAAGAAATCCATGTGCCCGCAGATAACGGATCACAATGAATACCCGGAAGCGCAATCCGCTTCGCCAAG
Proteins encoded:
- a CDS encoding stalk domain-containing protein; this translates as MKPTRKMIFGTLAGALLFTAGMMSGGTALAKKATEAVTVSFSNIRLIVNGTPIDTKAEPFIYKGNVYAPVATVANMLGVGQSWTNSDPLTKSPAVRFESLDRVEQNVKFEGMIGHANYPLDYVYYTIVGANNLVNSVNHKVLSLPNVTGPGQVLYPVTRMVHTNQFFMVEYGNKDGKTQAHINLYQLDKVQNTVKMVFTQQLDEAEKETGFNLYYNEADKTLTEKIYKNRKLVGVKFYQLSDNQFVKKEEILN